DNA sequence from the Nicotiana tomentosiformis chromosome 3, ASM39032v3, whole genome shotgun sequence genome:
ACACAATTTCACATACATTTACATTTGTATATTAGAAAATACAGATGCATTACATAGCATCAGTGGAAGAAGGATCGAAGAAACAGAGCACAAAAAGAGTTAGTAAAGATTGTTTGATGAATTAATTGTAATGGAGTCCTTTTTTTTAAATGATACAATTCAGGAGAGGATTTGCagggaaaaaaagaagagaaattgGAGCCTGGAGGCATGATGATGCACATGGGAAGACCGGCAAGAATAAGATTTTTGGTAAATAGTATTACAAGTaaccttttttattttcttcatgtTAAAGATCAGATTTTATTTCGTATAGATAAATTTCGTGATACTATAATTAACGTAAAAGAATTAAAGTAGACTCTTTTATAAGTATTCTCACATTTTCTAATTATTATATTATCCCTCAAAcattttcttttattctattTAGATTACTACAAATGAgcaatattaatgtgattatatGAAGTTGTCATGATTTATAATTTACAATTTACATGGTAACATCATAGGTTTGAACTGTTTTGTTACATATTTTTTAAAGTCTATATTAATTATGTGAAAGGATAAATAATTTTGAAGTGTTAGTGGAACAGAAAGAAACAAGAACTCAAAAGAATTCGACTACACACTTTTTCCTCCATGCTTATAtgtgaaacaaaaaaaaattatcttgaaaCAAAAGAAGCAATTTTGAATGTTTTCTCAGAGAATTACGAGAAAATAAAACTTCATAGGCATGAAGAGGGTGAAGGGATGGGCCAAATTTTCTGTCTTTTTCAGTAACCGTAGAAAagaggagagaaaaaggaaatagttgtaggaaaagaaagaaaaagaataaaaaaatgaTAGACGATAAAGAGATAGTATCATTTTTGCTCGAATGAGAACCTTATTAATTTAGGGGTTGAATAATATCATTATTTAGTTGGTAATATCATTATTTCTTTCTACTTTTTTTTACTAATAATtccttttttattattttctttgtaatatTTTCCTGTTTTAATTCTTCATATGCAATTTTTTCCTTGTACATTTCAACTTTTCTTCATATACTTTTGCATATTGTATTTTGTGTGTTTCGAAAAAGTTTTAGATCAATAagcaatttcataaaataaatgcTTGAAGTAATCATTCATTTATTTTGGTACAAGAACACATATTATCTTACAATAGATTGACTTTATACATTTCCTTTGTCCCTTCATATTTTTTCCATCGCTTTAAcatatataattattattttttcggATTATTTTAGAAATTTTTTCACCCGATCTATTATTGTCAGGTAAACTACTACACCATTTTCATGATAGACAGACATATCACCAAGTAAAACACATCTATAGAAGTTAGAAAGTATAAACTtttattatttctattttatgATTTCAACTATACATATTATAATAACTATCTAATGGAAATTTTTTAAGTTTCTTTACTATCTCTTGTGTATTTTAGTGGATTTAAAATATATAGTATGTTTTGCGGTTTGAAGATTGGGAATGATTATATAATATATTGCTTTGAATGTTTTTTCATAGTCTGCTAGAATTTGCTTTTTAGTAAGTTTGTTTACGTCAGTACAATATATACTAACTGTAGTAAAATTATTAATATATATAAGTGCGTGGATACTTTGAAAGCTAAAAGTAGATGTTTGTAGTACTAAAAGTTAATGTTGGATACTTTGAAACAAATGCTTCAAAAAGAAACTGCTAATGTGTCTTTATTTTAATAAGTTATATATCTCTTTAATATAGGGTTAAGAAGGTGCTAAGCAAGTACTCTTGCTCCTTTTTCATTTTTCCTAAATACCTTTCTTTTTTAAGaaaatttatttttgtaaatACATACAGATATGGAATTTTTATCTCTTATATGTCAACTATATTTATAAGATAACATTTGGCAAATTTATTGATCTCTTTTATAATCGCGCGAAGCGCGGCATATTCACTAGTTTATAATATACAGGAATTGAGTTTAAATTAGTTGAAGACACCTCCTTCAAAGTGAAAACATCTAAAATAAAAGGTTGAAAGACTAAAATATCATATAAAGTTGAGCACATTTTGTCTTTATAAACGGATAACACTCAATAAATAACGCTATAACATATTTTGTGGTATGTATACCAAAATGTAAGAGCACTCATAATTATGATAAGGCTGTTGAGTTTTTCCAGTTGTACCAATATGAACCGATCACCTTTTATTTGGTTCATCTGtaaatgtattttttttaatcCTTTAAGGGATTTAATTCACACGGAACGTGGTATGAAATTGAAGCGTTACATTGTATATACATTGGGAATCCAACTAAATAATAGAGTATGAATGGTCTTTAATAAAGTGTTTTTGTCATTTTTTACTCTAGCTTTATGTAGGTGATTATTTTGCTGCAAGTCTTTTGCAATATCTGCAGTATCCATCAAATTTCTCTCACATCAACCGTTTAGGGTTGTGCATTTGGATCAGATATTCGAGAATCCGACCCGATCAGCTCAATTCAAATTTTCGGATTTCAGATTTCGGATATTTGGATCAGATATGAATtatgtttttttaaaatttcggatattcggatcggattcggattggtataattttaatccgatccaatccgaaatccgaaattattAGAACATGTATAAATTTAGGGTTAGATCTTATTTCATCGAGCCTCTCTATCTCTAAGTTCTCTTTAGAGAGACTACTGCTCTATTCGTCTTCTCTGTATTCCGACTATCGGCAGCGACCGGACGATACCTCTTCCTTTATCGACTCGAATAATCCTATGAATTCAGCTTGCCTAATCTTTCGGCAGAAATCTTTTGGTATGAAACGATCTAAAGTTGTTACTAAATGAAGATCTAAATCATGCTTGCATTTTATGCATTATAAGATCACTAATTGCCTtttatgttgctaaggtgtgtgttgaattttttttttctgttgtTGGTACAGAATGGATGAAATAGTGCATGGTCAGAGAGGATGGAGGGAGTTGACTGCGTTACGGGATAGATTAGCAATAGCCTTAATAATACGCACAATCCGATCCGACAATCCAAAATAGTTATccgatccaaactttaaaatccgATCCGATGTTAATTCGGATTGTATTTTGTAGAATCCGAAATTTCAATCCAAAATGTGCTAAATCCGATCCGATCCATGCACAATCCTAGCACCAATAACTATAGTTAGAGGTATTCTTTAAATTTTCTATTAgaataataattttatatgttgatTAAATATATTTTCGTTTGTCAATGTTTACTTCTGAACAAATACTCCATCttataattattgataattaattattttcaattgGAAAACAAGTTCTTGAAGTGCTTCGAATTAGATAATTTCCTCTTACAAATTCTTAGAGAATGTAAGATAAGCATGCGAGTAGATgtatgttttatttttatttttcctttgcaaaaaATACCTTTTCAGCTAACTATTGTAGGTTAGACAATTATCTTGGTTCTATGTGGCATCAATAAAGAACTTACATCAAGAACGTGGTCTATGACAAGATGACAGATTTGTACCTcataaaatcaaaagtaatataataaaatatagtatCTAACTAACAAACTTTAGTTATTCTTTGTTGCATGTTCACATGAAATGTAGGAATTTTGAGTTCAAATTCTTGAATTATAACTCAAACAATTTTCTAATGTTTATATGACTTCTAAAATATTTGTATAAATTTGGGATACACGTGCAATGCACGTGTCGATGACTAGTAAGATAAAAGAAACAAATAGCATAGCATGTAATAGCAGAGAAACTAGGAATACGAAACTACAAGAGAAGTGCGAAAACTACCGACAATAATGTCATATCGTCTAGTCAGCAAGGAACTCGGAATAGGAGAATACAAGACTAGTACTAAAACTACTAATACGACTAGAAGAGGCTCTCGACTACCTGTCAACCCACATCCCTAATCATCGACCTCTACACCTCCCTatcgagggtcatgtcctcagtaagctAAAGTAGAGTCATGTCcttcctaatcacctctccccagtacTTCCTAGGCCTCCCTCTGCCTCTCCTCTGACCCGCTACGGTCACACTCTCGCATTTCCTCACCCAGGCATCGATGTCTCTTATTTTCACATGCCCGATCCATCTCAGTCTCGATTTCCGTAACTTGTCTTCCACatgggccacacccaccttgtccctaataacttcattcctaatccaGTCCTtcctggtatgcccacacattaatctcaacatcctcatctctgctactgtcatcttctggacatgagattTTTTGACTGGCTAACACTCggctccatacaacatagtcggtctaactaccACTTTGTACAACTTGCCCTTAAGTGTTGGTGGCATATTCCTATCACACAAAACACCAGACacaagcctccatttcatccatcctgaTCCAACACGATGCGTAATATCCTTGTCAATCTCCACATTCCCCTGAATAACATACCCAAGATACTTAAAACtatctctcttggggatgacttatGTCTGGTTCCTGCGTCCCAatactgaacttgcactccaagtattcaatTTTTGTCCTACTCAACTTAAAatctttagactccagggtctgcctccacaGCTCCAGCTGATTGTTAACCATGCAGCGCGTCTCATCGATTAGCACtatgtcatctgcaaataataTACACTATGGCACCTCCCCCGAATGTGGCGTGTCAGCAAGTCCATCGCCAGGacaaataaaaatgggctaagagcTGAACCCTGATGCattttcaattggtatcagagctagtcTTACACTTTTTGTTTAACAGcttgtgagaaaagatcatggaAAATCAAGTAATTGTTGGAGCACTCTTTCAAGAAGGAACATCGCAAGTTAGGCCACCATATTTCAATGGACAACACTTTTCTTACTGGAAAGTGCATATGAAAATATATGCAAAATCCTATGATGTCAAAGTATGGTGCGTTATCAAAAAGGGGAACTATCCACTACCAGCAGCAGCTCAACCATCTGCTGATCCAGAAGATATAGATGAGTACACAGATGAGCAAATGGCAGTTGTTCAGGTTAATGCTAAGGCACGAAATTTACTCTATAATGCTATAAGTGGAGAGGAATATGAGAAAATCTCAAGTTGTGATACAGCTAAAGAAATATGGGATAAACTGGAAGTTACGTATGAAGGAACCAGCAAAGGGAAAGAAACTCACACTCACATGTTGGTTCATGACTATGAACTCTTCCAGATGAAAGAAGGAGAATCCATTGAGGAAATGTTTGCAAGGTTCAGCAAAATCATTAACGATCTAAAAGCTTTTGGTAAACCATACTCAAGTGGTGATCAAGTTCGGAAAATTCTAAGGATTCTACCTACCACTTGGTAGACAAAAGTAGTTGCACTCGAATCACAAGATCTAAACAAACTTTTATATGATGAGCTTCGAGGAGATCTTATAGCATTCAAGAAAACTCACCTCAAGAAAACAAACcgggaagaaaagaagaaagcaGTTGCCTTCAAAGCAACAACTGAAAGACCAGAAAATGATATTGATGACGACCCAGAAGCTCTTGAAGAAGAGATTGCCATGGTACCAAAGAGACTGGATCCAATGTTTCAAAGATAAGGTTCAAAATTCTCAAACTTGGAGAAAATGCAGTCAAAGCCTTCAAGGAAGTACATGACAGGATTGATGGGGTGACAGTTTCAGCCAATGCCAGCTTTGAACATTTGAAGGAGGCGATTTGCAATACTCCTACTTATTACTTGCGTCGTTAGTTGTGGAAGTTTCAAACAATCTCTTTTTGCTATTTTGCTATTTTGGACTGGATAACCAGTCGctagatatttttctttatttttgcttAACCTTGCATGCCTATAATTTGTAAATATTTGCCTATGATATGTCAGTTTCTACTTAATTTCAACTGTATATATGCATATCCCCTCTTTGCTGATGTCAAAAAGGGGGGAGAAAGAAATTGTACATTGCATGACATATAGCAACTCCTGTAGAGGGGGAGTCGACTGAAGTATAGGCAGCTCTTGTTGAGGGGGAGTCGACTGAAGTATAGGCAGCTCTTGTTGAAGGGGAGTCGACTGAAGTACATACAGCACCTGTTGAGGGGGAGTCGACTACAGAGAAGTAAACTGTTGTttctatatattatttttgtcatcatcaaaaggggAGAGATTGTTAATTATGAGTTtgaatgatgaaaaataatataaCACATGTGGTGCAGGATcacaaggaataaaataaaggaatCAAGAAGCAATACCATTCAAGAATAGATTAAGGAAACAATCTATTACCGGGAGCAATGCAAGGGGAAAAAATCAATGATTAGAGATGAAAAAGGAAGAAGCAGCGGAGATCGGAAGAAGaattaatcaatgattcaataaATGATTGACGGAAGCTATTACAGAAATGTCCAGAATCAAAGGGAAACGAGATAGCAAAGGGCTGCACTGGAGATCGTTGAAGTCAGAAATCAAGGGATCTATTGCAAATCACTCAAGTAACAAAAAGATATGCCTAGCGGATGAAAATCTTGTCAAGACCACAAATCAAGGAAGATCAACGAAAACTTGACTTTATTCTTGAAAAGAATCAATCTATGATTTCTTTCAAGGATCAACTCCCTTGGGTTTGCAATCTCTCAAGCTTCACGTCATTCAAGAGTCAAATAGGCCTCacgaggtatatatatatatatatatatatatatatatatatatatatatatatatatatatacatatgttccAGACTTGAAGAAgatatactttgatcaaaccaacttaaatctctttgttctacttcaaaTAAAATACTGTAGTCTGCTCTAGATTTCTTgtgtaacaaagaagagaagagagagagaaaagaacactcgtgaggcattgtatcaattaTAGAGAGAAGAACGAGTGACAAAAGTTGTTGGTGTATAACTACATCAACTCATCTGTACTAAgccatttcatacttgaaagagatcacccttgcaacccaagggtaCTGGACGTAGGATTTACTCTGaatctgaaccagtataaaaatatattatgtcATTTACTTTCTGCAATTTATCTTTTTCATTTAATTTCTGAAAAGCCCAGTCGACTAGAACTCAAATTAGTCGACTActgcgaaaaagaaaagaaaaatcacaattcacccctccctccccctcccctcccccccccccctcacaCATTCAGTAACCCCATTATCACAGGAAAATAGTATGAGTCTCCTCCCACAGTCCTCACATGAGTCTTTGCTgcatcatacatatccttaatcatcCTAATGTATGCTACCGGAACACCACTAACCTCCAGACATCTCCACAAAATCTCCCTTGGGACTTTATCGTAAGCTTTTTCTaaatcgatgaacaccatatgttgGTCCCTCTTCCTCTCCCGATACTGCTCCACCAACCACTTCATAAGATGTTCGAACGCTCCGGTATGAAACTGAATTGATTCTCCAAAATAGACACACTACTCCTCACCCTCCTCTCCATCATCCTCTCCAACACTTTCATAGTGTGACTCAGTAGCTTGATACCCCTAGAGTTTTtataattttggatatcacccttgttcttgtacaacaGGACCATCAAACTCCACCTCCATTACTCGGGCATCTTCTTAGTCCTAAAATGATATTAAACAATCCagtaagccactccaagcctaCCCATCCCACGGCCTTCCAAAATTCTACCGGAATCTCGTTTGGCCCAGTCGCCCTGCCTCTACTCATCTTTCGCATTACCTCCTCAACCTCCTCAACCTTAATATGCCTATAAACCCTAAAATTACGTCGGTTCTCTGAGTTCTCCAACTCGCCAAGCACAATGTTCCTGTCCGCATCCTCTTTCAAGAGTTTGTGGAAGTATGACTGCATCATGCGCCTAATGCACGCCTCTTCCACCAATACTTTTCCATCCTtgtctttgatgcacctcacttggtctAGGTCCCGAGCCTTTCTCTCTCGAACCTTGGCTAACTTGAACAATCTTTTGTCACCGCCTCTGCCCCCAAGTTCTGCATACAAGTGTTCAAATGTTGCGGTCTTAGCCGTCGTGACCACTAGttttgcctctttcttagccttcttataacactccctaAGCGTCCTCCTCTCCTCCTTGTCGGCGTTCTCCACTAACTTCATATACGCCGCTTTCTTGGCTTCTACTTTACCTTgaacctctccattccaccaccaatCATTTTTGTAACCCCTGGAGAAACCCTTCGTTACCTTTGTGACCCCTAATACAAAGTTTATAAAATTAAAGATACTTTTTTCATGTAAGCTAAATATATCCAAAGTAATTCTTTGAAATGAGCAGCGAGTAGGGAGTAAAGAAAAATTCTTATTTATCAACAATGAATTATAATGAAAGcacttattttctttcatttttatcTCTTTATAAAAGAAAGAACTTTGATATCAAACGAATTCCAACAAGTTTTATATCATAAATTGTAAAATGGGGATCCTAGATTTAAATAGTTTCCAAAATTAAAAAAGTGATATACTCTTTAGAATAGACTAGAAAGGAAAGTGTGTTACAGAAATGGGATAAACAGAGTATATATTACTCCCTCTGTCCTAATTTGTTTGATGCATTTCGAATTTTTAGAGTCAAACAAATTTTTCTTTGACCATAATTTTTTCATATGCCTTTTAAATATTTCAAACTAATAATTATTATGACTTATAGTACTTTTGATGTAGTCTCcatatatgtaaattttatttcaataaaTTAAAGATCTTATGTCCGAATTTACGGTCAAATTAAGAAGTTTGACTCTCGAAATCCGAAATGCATCAAACAAATTGAGAGAGGAAGTGGGTACATACTTGTCTGCccataaagaaagaaagagagaacTCAAAGAGCAACTACAACCTATCTCATATTTGGTCGCCCTGGATCACAAACTAGAAATTAATAAGATAGCTGTCTGAAAGCTAAGAGTAGCTACTGGCCTGAAAAGATAGGAATTGGGTCTATAGATCCAGAAAAATGAGGTGGAATTGCTATTGAATCAGATGTTCGGGAGGGAAAGCTTGTTTGAGCTAGTCCGTCTTGCATTCATTGGTTTGATTTAAACATCGAATGAGACCACATTATTCCCGTATCTATTATCGATAGATATAAGATCAACTTaaaaattttggaggatatgaaTGTGGGATAAAATCATTTCTTAATTACAAACTTTTGAAAGGGTTATAGATGGTAGTGTTTAAGATACACCACCAGTCATTGACATTAATAAATGTGTTAAGAAGGCCGAAAATAACTTAGAAGCAGCCATGATGACATTATATTAGTTTGAACCAAAATATACATTAGATGGTCTCTACCATTGATGCTTTCCTTTATCCATAGGTGGCAACGATACCATCTTCACTTTCCAAGAGAAATTGGTATGAGCATATACTCTAATACAACATAGATATTCCAGCAAGTACTGATTAATCAAGGTTAAAAATCGAACACTGTGGGTATGTTtggtatgaaagaaaatatttttcaatttaccCATATTTGGTTgacttaaatgttttgaaaaatatttttctcatgaactcattttcctccaatgggagaaaaatattttccctatcaaaagaatgaaaaatattttccgaaattCTTTTTCAACCTTCCCTACCATATTCCCATCCCAACCAACCCCCACCTTCCCTACCCTATtccaaaagtattttctttcatttcaacaaaatgatataGTAAAAAGTATTTAGTATTTCTTTTGATGATGtggaatattttctttcatttcaatctTTTCATGACGTAGAAAAggcattttttttcatttcaataaaatgactatttttcttttcatgacgtataaaaagtattttctttcatttcaatatttttatgatttagaaaaagtattttatttcatttcaacaaaattaatactttattttcatgttgtagaaagagtactttctttttcaacaaaaaaaagagtattttttttttgagtTATGGAGCATAAATTTTAACTTTGTTTTGTATAAAAAGTAAAGCATCACATTAGTTCTTTTagatttgtgtgaatttttaaaagaataattaaattcttgaagaaaatagagtcctgAAAACTTTGGGTATTTGAGGGGGGAGCACTAATTACCGAATCAGTCTTTGAGTCATCCTAATAAATCCTCGTAGGTAATGCTCTTGGTTTGCCTTCCATCAGTATATCAGCCTAAGGCTTCGCTCTATTACATGTGTTGTAAGCTTTCCAATCGGAAATATGGGGACTTGGGGGAAGGGGTGAGGAGAatagcataaaaaattattttcctaaaaaatattttctactctctaactaaacagtagaaaatattttcaaaaaattatttttcactcaccaaccaaacaagaaaaaataaataataaaatcacTCACTTTCCAtgtttcgtaccaaacacaccctatgtCAATATAAATTCCAACTATTCAATAGCATTGAGCAGCCGCATCAATAGCAAAAGCATTATACAGAGGGACTAGTTTATACTTTTTTATCCATGGCAGCGAAAACCTCAGTTGTCTTGCTTTTCATGgtttttgcactttgcttctaTCTCAGCACCAGTGAGTCAATTGAGAGTCATGTTGAAACTCGTATGTCCACAATATATCAAtcttatattcctatggtattgagtctattacaaacgaatataatacggtttttaattaagcaagactgttaggtatatttctatcctaaccgTGAAATCGTTTCCCAAGCcgcg
Encoded proteins:
- the LOC138907307 gene encoding uncharacterized protein, whose translation is MENQVIVGALFQEGTSQVRPPYFNGQHFSYWKVHMKIYAKSYDVKVWCVIKKGNYPLPAAAQPSADPEDIDEYTDEQMAVVQVNAKARNLLYNAISGEEYEKISSCDTAKEIWDKLEVTYEGTSKGKETHTHMLVHDYELFQMKEGESIEEMFARFSKIINDLKAFGKPYSSGDQVRKILRILPTTW